A stretch of the Uranotaenia lowii strain MFRU-FL chromosome 3, ASM2978415v1, whole genome shotgun sequence genome encodes the following:
- the LOC129753374 gene encoding uncharacterized protein LOC129753374 — translation MASKAEKKLAADLLTRRRACAERDVVEKFIAEYTYERDCCQVAVRLEALNKCNELFLNVQNDIELGDHEERFEGHLEFRADFEDRFCRAKGFLLSKLESREHPLSSTIMHASSSHNMSASFHHRLPKIDLPKFSGDESRWISFRDNFISMIHCNEDIPIVNKLQYLLQSLEEEAKKPFESVDIQADNYSSTWDALKKRYDNKRFLRKELFRGLYNLPSIKRESSQDLNTLVDDFQRHVKALGKLGEPVEHWDTPLIFILSNKLDAATIRAWEQDTRQKDEVKYDELIDFLIQHVRMLKSVASDLQHRSTVLTVSRVAGQTPKKPSAIKSVVNAATSESQSSTQQCHCCSKTHPLHQCPAFKKLSISQRRELVTRHSLCRNCFRSNHQARACKSKFVCRNCHAKHHTMLHDQPAPQPTSAIQGTSGSLSPPAINLSVHSNSTVLLETVALLVVDRYGRQIPARALLDSAAMSNFITKKLANELATRQSPVDISVAGIGESVKRIKHQLTAKIVSRNSDFSTTLDFLVMRKPTSNLPTIPIDTSAWNIPEVPLADVHFNVPATIDIIIGGECYHELHTGVRQSLGNGFPFLVDTHFGWTVSGKVTTGSTTAPRACYISAVDQNLDSTLERFWELDTVDEGQNLSAEERKCEEIFASTTTRNHEGRYVVRLPRTDDSQITLGDSRMIAIRRFYSLERRLQRDDSTKMAYHKFIEEYAQLEHMFKIDPVVDNKPHCYLPHHPVFKEASTTTKIRVVFDASCKTTSGYSLNDMLLVGPVVQQDLLSITLRFRTKAIALVADIEKMYRQVNLHPDDQPFHRILWRENPSEPLDTYELRTVTYGTASAPYLATRVLKQLAIDEGDRFPVAAEAIDDYYMDDLLSGANDLESAIQKRRQMSAMCQSAGFQLRKWASNNRSALVDVPSADLAIDPLHDLNEDQSVSTLGLVWDTRTDMLRFNINLPLPASVLTKRKVISYIARIFDPLGLVGPAITLAKLFMQQLWRLRSEKDEPYDWDRPLPSKLQEEWKQFHATLYILADIRIPRFVNGYADCSIQLHFFCDASEAAYGSCCFVRSEFAGEIRVRLLTSKSKVAPLAKKHSIARLELCAAVLSTKLFRKVQGAIGSSEHVYFWSDSTTVLQWLRSPPHRWRTFVANRVTAIQTGTEGFNWRHVPGVQNPADELSRGLQPSDLLNQARWWNGPDWLSSSSEYWPRCVLPENDSPEVAEESPSVSLAATVSEKEDFADQLFTRYSTFKRLNRVTAACIKYIKALQAAAIRRKNQLVTPFPTPNELAIVYLSAEDLAEADRALLRLAQSQLYAEELSEFQNPKRTRNPLSSQLRYLRPFLCDDGIIRVGGRLRNADVAQSVKHPAVLSAKHPLARLITEHYHRTLLHAGPQLMIATIRQRYWIHGGRNLARQTYHGCMKCFRQKPTLVEQSSADLPKSRVIQDRPFAVCGVDYFGPIFIKSPIRRHGPTKAYGAIFVCFVTKAVHIELVSDLSTPAFLSALRRFVARRSRPREIHSDNGTAFKGASNALHRLYDMLKKNSEDREQIFNWCATERIQWKFIPPRAPHFGGLWEAAVKSAKHHILREIGHTNMSYEDMTTLLAEVEMCLNSRPITPIPTETDDLEVLTPGHFLVGTNLQAVDDVDVTAKPDNHLDHWKLTTKRMQGIWARWYPEYLAQLQTRARKGSKSAVPVEVGKIVVIKEDNLPPALWPLGRITKLHPGRDGVVRVVGLKTAKRDDVVRAVNRIAILPTASIQDVDPTTTED, via the coding sequence ATGGCTAGCAAGGCGGAGAAGAAATTAGCAGCGGACCTTCTGACGCGACGACGAGCGTGTGCCGAGCGAGATGTGGTGGAGAAGTTCATTGCGGAGTACACCTATGAACGGGATTGTTGCCAGGTTGCGGTGCGTTTGGAGGCGCTAAACAAGTGCAACGAGCTGTTCCTGAACGTGCAGAATGATATTGAGCTGGGCGATCACGAAGAGAGGTTTGAAGGTCATCTAGAGTTTCGGGCGGATTTTGAGGATCGATTCTGCAGGGCGAAAGGTTTTTTACTGTCCAAACTGGAAAGTAGGGAGCATCCGTTGAGTTCGACGATTATGCACGCATCGTCTTCACACAACATGTCTGCTAGTTTCCACCATCGTTTGCCGAAAATCGATCTGCCGAAGTTCAGCGGAGATGAGTCGCGTTGGATCTCGTTTCGTGACAACTTTATCTCAATGATCCACTGCAACGAAGATATCCCGATCGTGAACAAGCTGCAATATCTTCTACAGTCACTGGAGGAAGAAGCTAAGAAGCCGTTCGAGTCTGTGGACATCCAAGCGGACAACTATTCGTCGACATGGGATGCACTGAAGAAGCGGTACGATAATAAACGGTTTCTCAGGAAGGAATTGTTTCGAGGCCTGTACAATCTCCCATCAATAAAGCGTGAGTCATCACAGGACCTCAACACTCTGGTTGATGACTTTCAGCGACATGTCAAGGCATTGGGAAAATTGGGCGAGCCAGTAGAGCACTGGGACACTCCACTTATTTTCATTCTTTCGAATAAATTGGATGCAGCAACGATCCGCGCTTGGGAGCAAGATACTCGTCAAAAGGACGAAGTAAAGTACGACGAGCTAATCGATTTTTTGATCCAACATGTTCGAATGCTGAAATCCGTTGCCAGTGATCTGCAGCACCGTTCAACAGTGTTGACTGTTTCCAGGGTGGCCGGACAAACACCGAAGAAGCCGTCAGCGATCAAATCCGTCGTCAACGCAGCAACATCCGAGTCACAATCCAGCACACAACAGTGTCACTGTTGTTCCAAAACGCACCCTTTGCACCAGTGTCCAGCATTCAAGAAGCTGTCGATCTCCCAACGGCGAGAACTAGTTACGAGGCACAGTCTTTGCCGAAACTGCTTCCGTTCAAATCACCAGGCACGAGCGTGCAAGTCGAAGTTTGTTTGTAGAAACTGCCATGCTAAGCACCACACTATGTTGCACGATCAACCAGCCCCGCAACCCACGTCGGCGATTCAAGGCACCAGTGGTTCACTCAGCCCGCCAGCAATCAACTTATCTGTGCATTCCAACTCGACGGTTCTACTGGAAACCGTTGCGCTTCTAGTGGTCGATCGGTATGGAAGGCAAATTCCAGCACGCGCTCTTCTGGATTCTGCAGCGATGTCTAACTTTATTACGAAGAAGCTGGCGAACGAGCTCGCCACTAGACAAAGCCCCGTGGACATCTCAGTTGCAGGAATAGGAGAGTCCGTCAAGCGCATCAAGCACCAGCTAACGGCCAAAATTGTTTCCAGGAACAGTGACTTCTCCACCACACTCGATTTTCTAGTTATGAGGAAGCCGACATCAAATCTGCCCACAATACCTATCGACACATCTGCGTGGAACATTCCTGAAGTGCCTTTGGCGGATGTCCATTTCAATGTGCCAGCTACGATCGATATAATCATCGGTGGAGAGTGCTATCACGAGCTCCACACCGGCGTGCGCCAATCTCTTGGCAACGGCTTCCCGTTCTTGGTGGACACACACTTTGGCTGGACAGTTTCCGGCAAAGTAACGACCGGCTCCACCACCGCACCACGAGCGTGCTACATCTCCGCCGTTGACCAGAACTTGGACTCTACCCTGGAACGTTTCTGGGAGCTGGACACCGTCGATGAAGGCCAAAACCTCTCAGCAGAAGAACGGAAGTGCGAAGAGATTTTTGCAAGCACCACCACTCGAAATCACGAAGGAAGGTACGTCGTACGGCTGCCCCGGACTGATGATTCCCAGATCACCCTTGGAGACTCTCGCATGATTGCAATTCGCCGGTTCTACAGCTTAGAACGCCGCCTACAGCGAGATGACTCCACCAAAATGGCCTACCACAAATTCATCGAAGAATACGCACAACTTGAACACATGTTTAAGATAGATCCTGTCGTCGATAACAAACCACACTGCTATCTGCCACATCACCCGGTCTTCAAGGAAGCCAGCACAACCACCAAGATACGCGTGGTATTCGACGCTTCTTGCAAGACCACATCCGGGTATTCGCTGAACGATATGCTGCTCGTCGGTCCGGTCGTCCAACAGGATCTGCTGTCCATCACCCTTCGATTCCGTACAAAGGCCATCGCTCTTGTGGCggacattgaaaaaatgtacCGTCAAGTTAATTTACATCCCGATGATCAGCCCTTTCATCGAATCCTTTGGAGGGAGAACCCTTCTGAACCGTTGGATACTTACGAACTCCGCACCGTTACTTACGGAACCGCTTCAGCTCCGTACCTGGCAACTCGTGTTTTGAAGCAGCTAGCCATTGATGAAGGAGATAGGTTCCCAGTCGCAGCCGAAGCCATCGATGACTACTACATGGATGATTTACTATCCGGTGCCAACGATCTAGAGTCCGCTATACAAAAACGCCGCCAGATGTCCGCGATGTGTCAGTCTGCCGGATTTCAGCTGAGAAAGTGGGCTTCTAACAACCGATCGGCTCTTGTAGACGTTCCATCTGCAGACCTTGCCATCGATCCACTGCATGACTTGAACGAAGATCAATCGGTATCGACTCTCGGCCTAGTTTGGGATACTCGAACTGATATGCTGCGGTTCAACATCAACCTTCCACTTCCTGCGTCGGTGCTGACCAAGAGGAAAGTAATCTCCTACATAGCGAGGATTTTCGATCCGCTGGGCCTCGTCGGGCCAGCTATAACACTGGCCAAGCTGTTCATGCAACAGTTGTGGCGACTTAGATCAGAAAAGGACGAACCGTACGATTGGGATCGGCCTCTGCCTTCGAAGCTGCAGGAGGAGTGGAAGCAGTTCCATGCAACGCTCTACATTTTAGCCGATATTCGAATTCCTCGGTTTGTCAACGGATATGCAGATTGTTCGATCCAGCTCCATTTCTTCTGTGACGCATCTGAAGCTGCATATGGATCTTGTTGCTTCGTTCGTTCCGAGTTTGCTGGCGAAATCAGAGTGCGGTTGTTGACCTCCAAATCCAAGGTTGCTCCTTTGGCCAAGAAACATTCGATTGCACGTTTGGAGCTATGCGCAGCTGTTCTATCCACAAAGCTGTTCCGGAAGGTACAAGGCGCGATTGGGTCATCAGAACACGTTTATTTCTGGTCTGACTCAACCACAGTCCTCCAATGGTTGAGGTCGCCACCGCATCGATGGAGAACCTTTGTTGCCAATCGCGTTACTGCTATCCAGACTGGCACTGAAGGTTTCAATTGGAGACACGTCCCGGGAGTGCAGAATCCAGCCGACGAACTTTCTCGTGGACTACAGCCCTCCGATCTTCTCAACCAAGCTCGATGGTGGAACGGTCCAGATTGGCTGTCGTCGTCATCGGAATATTGGCCACGATGTGTTTTGCCGGAGAATGATTCACCAGAGGTCGCTGAAGAAAGTCCTTCTGTCAGTTTAGCTGCCACCGTTTCCGAAAAAGAGGATTTTGCAGACCAGCTGTTCACTCGGTATTCAACGTTCAAGCGACTCAACCGGGTAACAGCCGCTTGTATCAAATACATCAAGGCACTCCAAGCTGCAGCTATAAGGAGGAAAAATCAACTAGTTACGCCGTTCCCTACACCCAATGAGTTAGCGATCGTCTACCTTTCAGCTGAAGATTTAGCCGAGGCAGATCGTGCGCTGCTCCGATTAGCCCAGTCACAGCTATACGCGGAAGAGCTCTCCGAGTTCCAAAACCCCAAACGTACAAGAAATCCGCTGTCGTCGCAGTTACGATACCTACGTCCTTTCCTCTGTGATGATGGTATTATTCGCGTTGGTGGTCGCCTAAGGAATGCAGACGTTGCGCAGAGTGTCAAACATCCAGCAGTTCTCTCGGCTAAGCATCCACTGGCAAGGCTTATTACGGAGCATTACCATCGAACGCTTTTGCATGCTGGACCGCAGCTGATGATTGCCACTATTCGCCAAAGATACTGGATTCATGGAGGAAGAAATTTAGCTCGCCAAACGTACCATGGCTGTATGAAATGCTTTCGGCAGAAGCCGACCCTCGTTGAGCAAAGCTCCGCAGATCTACCAAAATCCCGTGTGATCCAAGATCGTCCATTCGCTGTGTGTGGAGTCGACTATTTCGGGCCCATTTTTATCAAGTCACCGATTCGTCGTCATGGTCCAACAAAGGCATATGGTGCCATTTTCGTATGTTTCGTTACGAAGGCCGTTCACATTGAGTTGGTGTCGGATCTGTCAACGCCCGCCTTTCTATCAGCACTTCGTCGCTTCGTTGCCCGTCGCAGTCGCCCGAGGGAAATTCATTCGGACAACGGAACAGCTTTCAAAGGTGCATCGAACGCTCTTCACCGATTGTACGACATGCTGAAGAAAAACAGCGAAGACAGGGAGCAGATATTCAACTGGTGTGCAACGGAAAGAATCCAGTGGAAATTCATTCCCCCGCGAGCTCCGCATTTCGGTGGATTATGGGAAGCTGCAGTGAAGTCTGCCAAACACCATATTCTACGTGAGATAGGACACACGAACATGAGCTACGAGGACATGACCACACTGCTCGCTGAAGTGGAGATGTGCCTTAATTCACGTCCAATCACCCCGATCCCGACGGAAACCGATGATCTCGAGGTGTTAACTCCAGGACACTTCCTTGTGGGCACCAACTTGCAAGCCGTTGACGATGTGGATGTTACTGCAAAGCCCGACAACCATCTCGACCATTGG